The following proteins come from a genomic window of Lolium rigidum isolate FL_2022 chromosome 5, APGP_CSIRO_Lrig_0.1, whole genome shotgun sequence:
- the LOC124655015 gene encoding actin-related protein 4 has translation MYGGDEVSAIVIDVGSYSCKAGYAGDDAPKAVFPSVVGSIEQTGDTDEAKPEKEADSASDPKNGSKPMDVDKAKTKRKFFVGQELEFRRDHMELISPMKDGTVTDWDIVDNIWNHAFRRRLLINPEEHPMLIAEPSANSGQQREKAAELMFEKYKVPALFLAKNAVLTSFASGRATSLVVDSGGASTVVSAVHDGYVLQKSVSTSPIGGEFLTDCMMKSLESKGVVIRPRYSFKKKEVSPGDYKVVDLDFPNTTDSYRLYCMRAIASDIKESVSRVPDTPFDEVAYANVPTTSYELPDGQTIEVGADRFKIPDILFNPYLSQTIPGVNGFGDSTSIRGLPRMVLDSVNRCDVDIRKELLSSILLSGGSSSILQLKERLEKEVMEESPQNARVKVLASGNATERRFSVWIGGSILASLGSFQQMWFSKAEYEEHGVSYIQRKCP, from the exons ATGTACGGCGGCG ACGAGGTCTCGGCCATCGTCATCGACGTGGGCTCGTACAGCTGCAAGGCGGGCTACGCCGGCGACGACGCCCCAAAAGCCGTCTTCCCCTCG GTTGTTGGTTCAATTGAACAAACCGGAGATACTGATGAAGCTAAGCCAGAGAAGGAGGCTGACTCTGCATCAGATCCTAAGAATGGATCCAAGCCTATGGATGTGGACAAAGCCAAGACAAAGCGCAAGTTTTTTGTTGGTCAAGAATTAGAATTCAGGAGGGATCATATGGAG CTCATCTCACCAATGAAAGATGGAACAGTTACTGATTGGGACATTGTTGACAACATATGGAATCATGCTTTTAG ACGGCGGCTATTGATCAATCCTGAAGAACACCCTATGCTGATAGCAGAGCCATCTGCAAACAGTGGACAACAAAGAGAGAA AGCCGCCGAACTTATGTTTGAGAAGTACAAAGTGCCAGCGCTGTTCCTAGCAAAAAATGCA GTTCTGACATCTTTTGCTTCTGGGCGTGCCACATCTCTGGTGGTTGACAG TGGTGGCGCATCTACTGTAGTTTCTGCTGTGCATGATGGTTATGTTTTGCAAAAG TCTGTGTCAACTTCTCCAATTGGTGGTGAATTTTTAACTGACTGTATGATGAAAAGCTTGGAGAGCAAGGGTGTAGTT ATTAGGCCCCGGTATTCATTTAAGAAGAAGGAAGTGAGTCCTGGAGATTATAAG GTCGTAGATCTTGATTTTCCAAACACGACGGATAGTTACAGGTTGTACTGCATG AGAGCTATTGCTAGCGACATCAAGGAGTCAGTTTCCAGAGTTCCAGATACTCCCTTTGATG AAGTGGCATATGCAAATGTTCCCACGACTTCATATGAGCTTCCAGATGGGCA AACTATTGAAGTTGGTGCAGATAGATTCAAGATTCCTGACATTTTGTTCAATCCATATCTTTCTCAG ACTATTCCTGGCGTCAATGGATTTGGAGATTCCACTTCTATTCGTGGACTTCCACGGATG GTACTTGACAGTGTAAATAGGTGTGATGTTGACATTCGTAAGGAGCTACTCAGCAGCATCTTG CTTTCTGGTGGCTCATCATCGATTCTGCAGTTAAAGGAGCGCCTAGAAAAGGAAGTAATGGAG GAGTCCCCTCAAAATGCTCGTGTAAAGGTTTTGGCAAGTGGAAATGCAACAGAGAGGCGATTCAG